The proteins below come from a single Gordonia sp. X0973 genomic window:
- a CDS encoding Uma2 family endonuclease, with amino-acid sequence MTVMTTEVLGLPRGRALTRDDLDSMPDDGHRYELLDGILVVSPAPKIRHQWALSSLYRQLDAACPDDLKVLFAPLDVVLAQDTVLQPDLLIAPRDAFTERDLPGPPVLAVEVLSPSTRSVDLLLKKDRLRRAECQHYWVVDPDGPSITAWVLRDGEYQVAGTASGDEELSLTEPFEVSLVPSSLVD; translated from the coding sequence ATGACGGTTATGACGACCGAGGTGTTGGGGCTGCCGCGAGGCCGGGCTTTGACGCGCGACGATCTCGATTCGATGCCCGATGACGGGCACCGGTACGAGTTGCTGGACGGGATCCTCGTCGTGAGCCCGGCGCCGAAGATCAGGCACCAATGGGCGCTCTCGAGTCTGTATCGGCAACTGGACGCGGCCTGCCCCGACGATCTGAAAGTCTTGTTCGCGCCGCTGGACGTCGTCCTGGCACAGGACACCGTGCTTCAGCCGGACCTGTTGATCGCGCCGCGGGATGCGTTCACGGAGCGGGATCTGCCCGGGCCGCCGGTGTTGGCGGTGGAGGTGCTGTCGCCGTCGACGCGGAGTGTGGATCTGTTGTTGAAGAAGGATCGGTTGCGTCGGGCGGAGTGCCAGCACTATTGGGTGGTCGATCCCGACGGGCCGTCGATCACCGCCTGGGTCCTGCGTGACGGCGAGTATCAGGTCGCGGGTACGGCCAGCGGTGACGAGGAGCTGAGCCTCACCGAGCCGTTCGAGGTCTCGTTGGTCCCGTCGTCGCTCGTCGACTGA
- a CDS encoding Uma2 family endonuclease, with the protein MTVMTTEVLGLPRGRALTRDDLDSMPDDGHRYELIDGILIVSPAPRIVHQRVAAALFRAIDPVLPSPLIVLFAPLDVVLSQDTVLQPDLLIAPWDAFTERDLPGPPVLAVEVLSPSTRSVDLLLKKDRLCRAECRHYWVVDPDGPSITAWVLRDGGYQVAGTASGDEELSLTEPFEVSIVPSLLVR; encoded by the coding sequence ATGACGGTTATGACGACCGAGGTGTTGGGGCTGCCGCGAGGCCGGGCTTTGACGCGCGACGATCTCGATTCGATGCCCGATGACGGGCACCGGTACGAACTCATCGACGGGATTCTGATCGTGAGTCCCGCGCCGCGCATTGTGCATCAGCGGGTGGCTGCCGCACTGTTTCGCGCGATCGATCCGGTCTTGCCGTCGCCACTGATCGTCCTCTTCGCGCCGCTGGACGTGGTGTTGTCGCAGGACACCGTGCTTCAACCGGACCTGTTGATCGCGCCGTGGGATGCGTTCACGGAGCGGGATCTGCCCGGGCCGCCGGTGTTGGCGGTGGAGGTGCTGTCGCCGTCGACGCGGAGTGTGGATCTGTTGTTGAAGAAGGATCGGCTGTGTCGCGCGGAGTGCCGGCACTATTGGGTGGTCGATCCCGACGGGCCGTCGATCACCGCCTGGGTCCTGCGCGACGGCGGGTATCAGGTCGCGGGTACGGCCAGCGGTGACGAGGAGCTGAGCCTCACCGAGCCGTTCGAGGTGTCGATCGTTCCCTCCTTGCTGGTGCGCTGA
- a CDS encoding DEAD/DEAH box helicase: MSSYPPLAVNLGQLRRDFDAGSIQRGRDYAAKGRIMNRRWSDDGLRLRGKCVGTGQVYDVDVDFQPDHRGRDLVGAFCSCPVGYYCKHAVALLLVESAEPSDGVDGAPPAPPWRSVLGALTSDAPSSEMALAGVAEPIGIQFDLPPGTRYVQHPAPVIALVTVGKSGRWVKTGISWTAVTNVDRMAASLFTPSRAGFEMERYDADQLRGVRAVARAFASNYQAMSGNSIALSVAPRDVWDLLAQAHATGVVLVAGPTLGVERVELIESSGVGLAVSKAAGGVEVKTFVHVNGQPYSGGEVGLIGAPHPHGMFSFSGAGAGSDSERAQSGAGAGSVMLIGRFESPGNDQGLTRLLSAPAMFIPDDEVADFATEVVPSLPASLPVLVDDDALVKPTIDGPFALLVVDLNEQGARVVWRTAYDVNGKCKTVDEKTPALAYRDADAEWRALAGAQDAMRTVAAVCARWRNQAIHYLQQEMRRGAVGTHAEVVRYIDELASAPTVPDAARLGDVDLLRRVYSYSPIDAAVLCHEVVPVLREHGVRVEVHGDADRFRAAQGEPDITLSADDGGANDWFNLHVRVEVDGVVVPLDRLIVELNTSSTHMLLDDGTYFSLDHPALARLAELLGEARALGEIEGSAVRRDSYNATLWEELLSLGVVDGDLALWHERMRRLAAADLPEPGEPPATLRADLRDYQLDGYNWLKFLWDNQIGGILADDMGLGKTVQALSLIASALDEQPQSRFLVIAPTSVVGNWVREAEKFLPSAPAVAVGSPRADGPIVEQVGDARIVVTSYTLFRLQFEVFDGYPWAAVFFDEAQFVKNHNGKTHQCARRINAGMKVAMTGTPMENSLMELWALLSVGAPGLFPSPRAFTDFFRKPIESGQAGDRLALLRRRIKPVMLRRTKDQVVKDLPPKQEQVLALDLHPRHERIYQTRLNRERQKVLGLLGDWEKNRFEIFRSLTMLRQLALHAGLVDEKDAGVASAKIDHLAEQLPELIAEGHSALVFSQFTGFLALVRERLDADGIAYAYLDGTMTAKARAAEVARFTDGEVKVFLISLKAGGFGLNLTEADYCFVCDPWWNPAAEAQAVDRAHRIGQTRPVTVYRLVSAGTIEENVIALQDRKRELFNAVVDDGDLFGTGITEGDIRALLGEEFPQSSGNLAIEGALPSNP, translated from the coding sequence ATGTCGTCGTACCCACCCCTGGCCGTCAATCTCGGCCAGCTGCGTCGCGACTTCGACGCCGGGAGCATTCAGCGTGGGCGCGACTACGCGGCCAAGGGCCGCATCATGAACCGGCGGTGGTCCGACGACGGGCTGCGGTTGCGCGGCAAGTGCGTCGGGACGGGCCAGGTCTACGACGTCGACGTCGACTTCCAGCCCGATCACCGGGGCCGCGACCTCGTCGGCGCCTTCTGCAGCTGTCCGGTCGGGTACTACTGCAAACATGCCGTCGCGCTGCTGCTCGTCGAGTCGGCCGAGCCGTCGGACGGGGTCGACGGCGCCCCACCCGCTCCGCCGTGGCGGTCGGTGCTCGGTGCGCTGACCTCCGACGCGCCGTCGTCGGAGATGGCTCTGGCCGGAGTGGCCGAGCCCATCGGCATCCAGTTCGACCTGCCGCCGGGCACGCGCTACGTCCAGCACCCCGCGCCCGTCATCGCGCTGGTCACGGTGGGGAAGTCGGGGCGATGGGTCAAGACCGGGATCAGCTGGACCGCGGTGACCAACGTCGACCGGATGGCGGCCAGCTTGTTCACCCCGTCGCGCGCGGGATTCGAGATGGAGCGTTACGACGCCGATCAGCTGCGCGGGGTCCGGGCGGTGGCACGCGCATTCGCGTCGAACTATCAGGCGATGAGCGGCAATTCGATCGCCCTGAGCGTTGCTCCGCGCGACGTGTGGGACCTGCTCGCACAGGCCCATGCCACCGGTGTCGTATTGGTGGCCGGTCCCACGCTCGGTGTGGAGCGGGTGGAGCTGATCGAATCCTCTGGGGTGGGGCTCGCGGTGTCGAAGGCCGCCGGGGGCGTCGAGGTGAAGACGTTCGTCCACGTCAACGGGCAACCGTATTCGGGTGGGGAGGTCGGGCTGATCGGCGCGCCGCATCCGCACGGCATGTTCTCGTTCTCGGGTGCGGGCGCCGGGAGCGACAGCGAGCGGGCCCAATCGGGTGCGGGCGCCGGGAGCGTCATGCTGATCGGGCGGTTCGAGTCGCCGGGCAACGACCAGGGATTGACGCGGTTGTTGTCGGCGCCGGCGATGTTCATCCCCGACGACGAGGTCGCCGACTTCGCCACCGAGGTGGTGCCCAGCCTCCCGGCGTCGCTGCCCGTCTTGGTCGACGACGACGCGCTGGTCAAGCCGACGATCGACGGACCGTTCGCGCTGCTGGTCGTCGACCTGAACGAGCAGGGTGCCCGCGTCGTGTGGCGCACCGCCTACGACGTCAACGGCAAGTGCAAGACCGTCGACGAGAAGACTCCCGCGCTGGCGTATCGCGACGCCGACGCGGAATGGCGGGCATTGGCCGGGGCGCAGGACGCGATGCGGACGGTGGCCGCGGTCTGTGCCCGGTGGCGCAACCAGGCCATCCACTACCTGCAGCAGGAGATGCGCCGCGGCGCCGTCGGCACGCATGCCGAAGTGGTGCGGTACATCGACGAATTAGCTTCGGCGCCAACGGTTCCCGACGCCGCACGCTTGGGCGACGTCGACCTGCTGCGCCGCGTCTACTCCTACTCGCCGATCGATGCCGCCGTCCTGTGCCACGAGGTGGTCCCGGTGCTGCGCGAGCACGGGGTCCGCGTCGAGGTGCACGGTGACGCCGATCGGTTCCGCGCCGCCCAGGGTGAGCCTGACATCACCCTGAGCGCCGACGACGGTGGCGCCAACGACTGGTTCAACCTGCATGTGCGGGTGGAGGTCGACGGCGTCGTCGTGCCGCTGGATCGACTCATCGTCGAACTCAACACCAGCTCCACCCACATGCTGCTCGACGACGGCACCTACTTCTCGCTCGACCACCCGGCGCTGGCGCGGTTGGCCGAATTGCTCGGCGAGGCGCGGGCGCTCGGCGAGATCGAGGGCTCGGCGGTGCGGCGCGATTCCTACAACGCGACGCTGTGGGAGGAGTTGCTCTCCCTCGGCGTCGTCGACGGGGATCTGGCGCTGTGGCACGAACGGATGCGCAGACTGGCCGCCGCCGACCTGCCCGAGCCGGGCGAGCCGCCCGCGACGCTGCGGGCCGACCTGCGCGACTATCAGTTGGACGGCTACAACTGGTTGAAGTTCCTGTGGGACAACCAGATCGGCGGAATCCTCGCCGACGACATGGGGTTGGGCAAGACGGTGCAGGCGCTCTCCCTGATCGCCAGCGCGCTCGACGAACAGCCGCAGAGCCGGTTCCTGGTGATCGCGCCGACCAGCGTCGTCGGGAACTGGGTGCGCGAGGCGGAGAAGTTCCTACCGTCGGCCCCTGCCGTCGCCGTCGGTTCGCCGCGTGCCGACGGGCCGATCGTCGAGCAGGTCGGCGACGCGCGGATCGTCGTGACGTCGTACACGCTGTTCCGACTCCAATTCGAGGTATTCGACGGCTATCCGTGGGCGGCGGTCTTCTTCGACGAGGCGCAGTTCGTCAAGAACCACAACGGCAAGACGCACCAGTGCGCGCGGCGGATCAACGCGGGGATGAAGGTCGCGATGACCGGCACCCCGATGGAGAACAGCCTGATGGAACTGTGGGCGCTGCTCTCGGTGGGTGCGCCGGGATTGTTCCCGTCCCCGCGCGCGTTCACCGACTTCTTCCGCAAACCGATCGAATCGGGTCAGGCGGGCGACCGCCTGGCGCTGCTGCGCCGACGCATCAAGCCGGTCATGTTGCGGCGCACCAAGGATCAGGTGGTCAAGGATCTGCCGCCGAAGCAGGAGCAGGTGCTCGCGCTCGACCTGCATCCGCGCCACGAGAGGATCTACCAAACGCGCTTGAACCGGGAGCGGCAGAAGGTCCTCGGGCTGCTGGGAGATTGGGAGAAGAACCGGTTCGAGATCTTCCGGTCGCTGACGATGCTGCGGCAGCTGGCGCTGCACGCCGGACTCGTCGACGAGAAGGATGCCGGCGTCGCGTCGGCGAAGATCGACCACCTGGCCGAACAACTGCCCGAACTGATCGCCGAGGGGCATTCCGCCCTGGTGTTCAGCCAGTTCACCGGCTTCCTCGCGCTGGTCCGGGAACGGCTCGACGCCGACGGGATCGCCTACGCCTATCTGGACGGGACGATGACGGCGAAGGCGCGCGCGGCGGAGGTGGCGCGGTTCACCGACGGCGAGGTGAAGGTCTTCCTGATCAGCCTCAAGGCGGGTGGCTTCGGTTTGAATCTCACCGAGGCCGACTACTGCTTCGTCTGCGATCCGTGGTGGAACCCCGCCGCGGAGGCGCAGGCCGTCGACCGCGCGCACCGCATCGGCCAGACCAGGCCGGTCACGGTTTACCGACTTGTCTCGGCGGGGACCATCGAGGAGAACGTCATCGCGTTGCAAGACCGCAAGCGCGAGCTGTTCAACGCGGTGGTCGACGACGGCGACCTCTTCGGCACCGGCATCACCGAGGGGGACATCCGGGCGCTGCTCGGGGAGGAGTTCCCGCAATCGTCCGGGAATCTGGCCATCGAGGGCGCATTGCCCTCGAACCCCTGA
- a CDS encoding acyl-CoA synthetase translates to MLPALRTAFDQVSDLVGAVRVLSNSGAIDFRKPRHVVESVKLGKLVGPIATVVGQNAAAYPDQPAIVDEAGTLTYADFDARANAIANQLHADGITEGSVVGIIARDHRGLLTMIAGTGRAGVRLAMMNTGFGKTQFNEVAKRESLKAIFYDEEFSDLVSDFPAEKRYLTWVDSKHKPPAGVRVLEDLVVAGNTTAPALPKEFAGFVILTSGTTGLPKGAKRTKISPFASALIFDRIPVPQRSAVVIVSPIFHATGWALWGVSTALANAAVVLRRFDPEKTLAAIAENKAEMLVAIPTMLYRILALGDDVIGKYDTSSLKTVVVAGSALPPALCERWQNTFGDTLYNLYGSTEVAIAAVAQPQDLRKSPGSIGKPPVSSYLKLYDDNDKPISAKNTPGRLFVRNGAPFEGYTDGRNKQILDGYMSTGDMAFVDGDGLWHIAGRDDDMIVSGGENVYPQEVENLLAAHDGVADIAVIGVDDEEFGTRLRAFIVPEKGANPTADDIRGHVKAHLARYKVPRDVIFVDELPRNPTGKLVRRELPTGPLD, encoded by the coding sequence ATGCTGCCTGCATTGCGCACCGCGTTCGACCAGGTATCCGACCTCGTCGGAGCCGTGCGAGTCCTGTCCAACTCGGGGGCCATCGACTTCCGCAAGCCCCGCCACGTCGTCGAATCGGTGAAGCTCGGCAAGCTGGTCGGCCCGATCGCGACCGTCGTCGGGCAGAACGCGGCGGCCTACCCGGATCAGCCGGCGATCGTCGACGAGGCCGGGACGCTCACCTACGCCGACTTCGACGCGCGTGCCAACGCGATCGCGAACCAGCTGCACGCCGACGGCATCACCGAGGGCTCGGTCGTCGGCATCATCGCGCGCGATCACCGCGGGCTGCTCACCATGATCGCCGGCACCGGTCGCGCCGGGGTGCGGCTGGCCATGATGAACACCGGCTTCGGCAAGACCCAGTTCAACGAGGTCGCCAAGCGCGAGAGTCTCAAGGCGATCTTCTACGACGAGGAGTTCAGCGACCTCGTCAGCGATTTCCCCGCCGAGAAGCGCTACCTGACCTGGGTCGATTCCAAGCACAAGCCGCCCGCGGGGGTGCGGGTCCTCGAAGACCTGGTGGTGGCGGGCAACACGACGGCGCCAGCGTTGCCCAAGGAGTTCGCCGGATTCGTGATCCTCACCAGCGGCACCACCGGCTTGCCCAAGGGCGCCAAGCGCACCAAGATCTCCCCGTTCGCCAGCGCCCTGATCTTCGACCGCATCCCCGTTCCGCAGCGCAGCGCGGTGGTGATCGTCTCCCCGATCTTCCACGCCACCGGCTGGGCGCTGTGGGGCGTCTCGACCGCGCTGGCCAACGCCGCCGTGGTGCTCCGCCGGTTCGACCCGGAGAAGACGCTGGCCGCGATCGCCGAGAACAAGGCCGAGATGCTCGTCGCGATCCCCACGATGCTCTACCGGATCCTGGCACTCGGCGACGACGTCATCGGCAAATACGACACGTCGTCGCTCAAGACGGTCGTGGTGGCCGGCTCGGCGCTCCCGCCCGCACTGTGCGAGCGGTGGCAGAACACTTTCGGCGACACGCTCTACAACCTGTACGGGTCGACCGAGGTGGCGATCGCCGCCGTGGCCCAGCCGCAGGACCTGCGCAAATCACCGGGATCGATCGGCAAGCCGCCGGTCTCGAGCTACCTCAAGCTCTACGACGACAATGACAAGCCGATCAGCGCCAAGAACACCCCCGGGCGACTGTTCGTCCGCAACGGCGCACCCTTCGAGGGATACACCGACGGGCGCAACAAGCAGATCCTCGACGGGTACATGTCCACCGGCGACATGGCCTTCGTCGACGGCGACGGCCTGTGGCATATCGCCGGTCGCGACGACGACATGATCGTCTCGGGCGGGGAGAACGTCTACCCGCAGGAGGTCGAGAACCTGCTCGCCGCCCATGACGGCGTGGCCGACATCGCGGTCATCGGCGTCGACGACGAGGAGTTCGGTACCCGGTTGCGGGCATTCATCGTGCCGGAGAAGGGGGCCAACCCGACCGCCGACGACATCCGCGGTCACGTGAAAGCCCATCTGGCCCGTTACAAGGTGCCGCGCGACGTGATCTTCGTCGACGAACTGCCCCGCAACCCCACCGGCAAGCTGGTCCGGCGCGAGCTGCCGACCGGTCCGCTGGACTAA
- a CDS encoding class I SAM-dependent methyltransferase: MRRLATWGRARGLLADFRYEQSDPARFYGALARDTAAMTEAVARGIDGKVVLDVGGGPGYFADAFAARGASYLAVDPDAGELRAAGLTRRRTVRAAGEALPFADGSVDVCLSSNVVEHTPLPWEMADEMIRVTRPGGTIIISYTLWWGPFGGHEMGLTHYLGGHRAAARYTRRHGHPPKNLYGQSLFKVTASRGLAWARSARGARLAAAFPRYLPWWAWWVLRVPGLREVAATNLVMVLVKD, translated from the coding sequence ATGCGGCGGTTGGCCACGTGGGGTCGGGCGCGCGGGCTGCTCGCCGATTTCCGGTACGAGCAGTCCGACCCGGCCCGGTTCTACGGAGCCCTGGCGCGCGACACCGCGGCGATGACCGAGGCGGTGGCCCGCGGGATCGACGGCAAGGTCGTACTCGACGTCGGCGGCGGTCCGGGCTACTTCGCCGACGCTTTCGCCGCGCGCGGGGCGAGCTATCTCGCCGTCGACCCGGATGCGGGCGAGTTGCGCGCCGCCGGGCTGACGCGGCGAAGGACCGTTCGAGCGGCCGGGGAGGCACTGCCGTTCGCCGACGGCTCGGTGGACGTGTGTCTGTCGTCGAACGTGGTGGAGCATACCCCGCTGCCGTGGGAGATGGCCGACGAGATGATCCGCGTGACGCGGCCGGGCGGGACGATCATCATCAGCTACACACTGTGGTGGGGGCCGTTCGGCGGTCACGAGATGGGCCTCACGCATTACCTCGGTGGGCACCGTGCGGCCGCGCGGTACACGCGCCGACACGGACACCCGCCGAAGAACCTGTACGGCCAGTCGCTGTTCAAGGTGACGGCGTCGCGCGGTTTGGCGTGGGCGCGATCCGCTCGCGGGGCGCGGTTGGCGGCCGCCTTCCCGCGCTACCTGCCGTGGTGGGCGTGGTGGGTCCTCCGGGTGCCGGGGTTGCGCGAAGTGGCCGCCACCAATCTCGTCATGGTGCTGGTGAAGGACTGA
- a CDS encoding TetR/AcrR family transcriptional regulator, whose product MTVEPPVPGSPQWWARRAAEPEPDPGRRGRPARALDEICDAALALLDEGGADALSMRSLAKRLRSSTATLYRQLPGGKEELEALVVDRLMGEMMRELVVEVEGLSRAPGPEHLADRIRLGARTSYRVLRRHPAAARLFLLQRPAGPVALFRQELGMRQMIRDGLSPADAADTYTTLGRLVVGAAVQGGEDDADDVAQLRDYYASLDPAHFPALTRVADFPRAIDVEFEYTLELVVAGVVAKVRG is encoded by the coding sequence GTGACCGTCGAGCCCCCCGTACCAGGATCGCCGCAGTGGTGGGCCCGGCGCGCTGCGGAACCCGAGCCGGACCCCGGTCGGAGGGGGAGGCCGGCGCGCGCCTTGGACGAGATCTGTGACGCGGCGCTGGCCCTGCTCGACGAGGGCGGTGCCGATGCGCTGTCGATGCGGTCGCTCGCCAAGCGGCTGCGGTCGTCGACGGCGACGCTGTACCGCCAACTCCCCGGCGGTAAGGAGGAGTTGGAGGCGCTGGTCGTCGACCGGCTGATGGGCGAGATGATGCGCGAGCTCGTCGTCGAGGTCGAGGGTCTGTCCCGCGCGCCCGGGCCCGAGCACCTGGCCGACCGGATCCGCCTCGGTGCGCGCACCAGCTACCGCGTGCTCCGGCGACACCCGGCAGCGGCCCGGTTGTTCCTGCTGCAGCGCCCGGCCGGCCCGGTGGCGCTGTTCCGCCAGGAACTCGGAATGCGGCAGATGATCCGCGACGGGCTGAGCCCCGCCGACGCCGCCGACACCTATACGACGTTGGGCCGCCTCGTCGTCGGCGCAGCGGTGCAGGGCGGCGAGGACGACGCGGATGACGTGGCGCAGTTGCGCGACTACTACGCGTCGCTCGATCCGGCGCATTTCCCCGCGCTGACCCGCGTCGCCGACTTCCCGCGCGCGATCGACGTCGAATTCGAGTACACGCTGGAGCTGGTGGTGGCCGGTGTGGTGGCGAAGGTGCGCGGCTGA
- a CDS encoding glycosyltransferase family 4 protein — MATTRTPVATLLCWRDLAHPQGGGSERYLQRVGAELVRRGLRVTLVSAAFDGCLDEETVDGVRILRRGGRLSVYPRALLLLAGARVGLGPLRGTRPDVVVDTQNGVPFFASLLTRRTVVLVHHCHREQWPVAGPLLSRLGWWIESTLSPWAHRRRRYVTVSEPSRAELVALGVDAERIEVVRAGIDPPVAGDRAPAGRRLVVLSRLVPHKQIEHSLDALAALRAEQPDLRMDVVGGGWWEQRLRDHARDLGVCDRVVFHGHVSERRKHELLASAAVHLMPSRKEGWGIAVVEAAQHGVPTVGYRSSAGLTDSIDDGVTGLLVDGRDELIAATRKLLENPGLARELGEAARDAAAGYSWSATADGFVDVFATVNPEVDWASFTPSAVE; from the coding sequence ATGGCCACCACCCGGACCCCCGTCGCCACCCTGCTGTGCTGGCGCGATCTCGCCCACCCGCAAGGCGGGGGCAGCGAGCGCTACCTGCAACGCGTGGGTGCCGAACTCGTGCGGCGGGGCCTGCGAGTCACGCTGGTCAGCGCCGCTTTCGACGGGTGTCTCGACGAGGAGACGGTCGACGGGGTGCGCATCCTGCGGCGCGGCGGTCGGCTGTCCGTGTACCCGCGGGCACTGCTGCTGTTGGCCGGGGCGCGCGTGGGACTGGGACCGCTGCGCGGCACCCGTCCCGACGTCGTCGTCGACACCCAGAACGGCGTCCCGTTCTTCGCCTCGCTGCTCACCCGACGCACCGTCGTCCTGGTGCACCACTGCCACCGCGAGCAGTGGCCCGTCGCCGGACCGCTCCTGTCCCGACTCGGATGGTGGATCGAATCGACACTGTCGCCGTGGGCGCACCGTCGACGGCGCTATGTCACGGTGTCGGAGCCGTCGCGCGCGGAACTGGTCGCCCTGGGCGTCGACGCGGAACGCATCGAGGTGGTGCGCGCGGGCATCGACCCGCCCGTCGCCGGCGACCGCGCCCCCGCCGGCAGACGGCTCGTCGTCTTGTCCCGACTGGTGCCGCATAAGCAGATCGAACACTCCCTCGACGCGCTGGCGGCGCTGCGCGCCGAGCAACCGGATCTGCGCATGGACGTCGTGGGCGGCGGCTGGTGGGAGCAGCGGCTGCGCGACCACGCGCGGGACCTCGGCGTCTGCGACCGCGTCGTCTTCCACGGGCACGTGTCCGAACGGCGCAAGCACGAATTGCTCGCCTCCGCCGCCGTCCACCTGATGCCCTCCCGCAAAGAGGGCTGGGGTATCGCCGTCGTCGAAGCGGCCCAGCACGGCGTCCCGACCGTCGGATACCGCTCGTCTGCGGGTCTCACCGACTCGATCGACGACGGTGTGACCGGGCTGCTCGTCGACGGCCGCGATGAACTGATCGCCGCCACCCGCAAGCTGCTGGAGAACCCCGGTCTCGCGCGCGAGCTGGGCGAGGCCGCGCGTGACGCCGCCGCCGGTTACTCCTGGTCGGCGACCGCCGACGGTTTCGTCGACGTCTTCGCCACGGTCAACCCGGAGGTCGACTGGGCGTCCTTCACCCCCTCCGCTGTCGAGTGA
- a CDS encoding CoA ester lyase codes for MYDQEFVAPADSEEVGSRIDPVLARSWLLVNGAQYERFEPAARSRADIVVLDIEDAVAPKDKVAARDNAVRWLNEGHDDWVRVNGFGTPWWADDLDALAQTSIGGIMLAMVESVDHITETANRIPNVPIVALVETARGLERISEIATAKGTFRLAFGIGDFRRDTGFGENPLTLAYARSRFTIAAKAAHLPSAIDGPTVGSSVLKLSEATSVSVEFGMTGKICLTPEQCAPVNEGLSPSRDDIDWAREFFAEFDRDGGEIRNGSDLPRIARATKILDLARAYGITSSTYFTDESGHSTAPSDTYHR; via the coding sequence GTGTACGACCAAGAATTCGTGGCCCCCGCCGACTCGGAGGAAGTCGGGTCGCGTATCGATCCGGTGCTCGCGCGGAGCTGGCTGCTCGTCAACGGGGCGCAGTACGAGCGCTTCGAGCCGGCGGCCCGGTCGCGTGCGGACATCGTCGTCCTCGACATCGAGGATGCGGTCGCACCGAAGGACAAGGTCGCCGCGCGCGACAACGCCGTCCGCTGGCTGAACGAGGGCCACGACGACTGGGTTCGGGTCAACGGCTTCGGCACCCCGTGGTGGGCCGACGACCTCGATGCGCTGGCGCAGACCTCGATCGGCGGGATCATGCTCGCGATGGTGGAGTCGGTGGATCACATCACCGAGACCGCGAACCGCATCCCGAACGTGCCGATCGTCGCGCTCGTCGAGACGGCGCGCGGGCTGGAGCGGATCAGTGAGATCGCGACCGCGAAGGGCACTTTCCGCCTCGCGTTCGGCATCGGCGATTTCCGACGCGACACCGGATTCGGCGAGAATCCGCTGACCCTGGCCTATGCGCGGTCGCGGTTCACCATTGCCGCGAAGGCCGCCCATCTGCCCAGCGCGATCGACGGCCCGACCGTCGGGTCCAGCGTTCTCAAGCTGTCCGAGGCGACCTCGGTCAGCGTCGAATTCGGGATGACCGGCAAGATCTGCCTCACTCCCGAGCAGTGCGCCCCGGTGAACGAGGGGTTGTCCCCGTCGCGCGACGACATCGACTGGGCGCGCGAGTTCTTCGCCGAGTTCGACCGCGACGGCGGGGAGATCCGCAACGGCTCCGACCTGCCGCGCATCGCCCGTGCCACGAAGATCCTCGACCTGGCCCGCGCGTACGGGATCACGTCGTCGACCTACTTCACCGACGAGTCCGGGCACTCCACCGCCCCGTCGGACACCTACCACCGGTAG